A single region of the Salvia miltiorrhiza cultivar Shanhuang (shh) chromosome 8, IMPLAD_Smil_shh, whole genome shotgun sequence genome encodes:
- the LOC130997831 gene encoding uncharacterized protein LOC130997831, translating to MVAVGLGGGLGTALLRSRWFMVFGCLLIMSMSGATYIFGLYSNDLKTSLGYDQTTLNLIGFFKDLGGNIGVMSGVINEFSPPWVVLAIGMSMNFSGYFMIWLAVTGRISPPRVWQICLYICVGANSQTFSNTGALVTCVKNFPQSRGIVIGLLKGFTGLSGAIMSQLFHAFYGADSKSLILLIAWLPAAVSLVFLPAVRLMKPDNKPESEVRVFYHLLYISLGLAGFLMIAIIVENWLTDSQKLYAVSATVVLILLFAPLGIVFREELNNWMKMKADAGNHPTAVRVMTETVEPPKEVAAATPWWKDVLKPPERGEDYNILQALFSIDMIILFTAITFGVGGTLTAIDNLGQIGRALGYPAKTITTFVSLVSIWNYLGRVTAGFASEIFLAKYKFPRPLMLTLVLLVSCSGHLLIAFGVPHSLYVASVIMGFCFGAQWPLIFAIISEIFGLKYYSTLYTLGGGASPLGAYILNVRIAGHLYDMEAVKQMAAKGLRRREGEDLSCTGVNCYKLAFLIITATTMVGCIVSFVLVLRTRKFYRGDIYKKFRDEHVLEG from the coding sequence ATGGTGGCGGTGGGGCTCGGCGGCGGCCTAGGCACGGCGCTGCTTCGAAGCCGATGGTTCATGGTGTTCGGGTGCCTGCTGATCATGTCGATGTCGGGGGCCACCTACATCTTCGGCCTCTACTCCAACGACCTCAAGACCTCCCTGGGCTACGACCAGACGACGCTCAACCTCATCGGCTTCTTCAAGGACCTCGGCGGCAACATCGGCGTCATGTCCGGCGTCATCAACGAGTTCTCCCCGCCCTGGGTCGTCCTCGCCATCGGCATGTCCATGAACTTCTCCGGCTACTTTATGATCTGGCTCGCCGTCACCGGCCGCATCTCCCCGCCCCGCGTCTGGCAGATCTGCCTCTACATCTGCGTCGGCGCCAACTCCCAGACCTTCTCCAACACCGGCGCCCTCGTCACCTGCGTCAAGAACTTCCCCCAGAGCAGAGGCATCGTCATCGGCCTCCTCAAGGGCTTCACCGGTCTCAGCGGCGCCATCATGTCTCAGCTCTTTCATGCATTCTACGGCGCCGACTCCAAGTCCCTCATCTTGCTCATCGCCTGGCTTCCCGCCGCCGTCTCTCTCGTTTTTCTACCCGCCGTTCGTTTAATGAAACCCGACAACAAGCCGGAAAGCGAAGTCAGAGTCTTTTACCATCTCCTCTACATATCCCTGGGGTTAGCCGGTTTCCTCATGATCGCAATCATCGTGGAAAATTGGCTCACTGACAGCCAGAAGTTATACGCCGTCAGCGCCACCGTCGTCCTCATTCTCCTCTTCGCGCCGCTTGGCATCGTCTTCAGAGAAGAGCTCAATAATTGGATGAAAATGAAAGCAGACGCCGGCAACCATCCGACCGCCGTGAGAGTGATGACCGAGACGGTCGAGCCGCCAAAAGAAGTGGCGGCGGCGACGCCTTGGTGGAAAGACGTGCTGAAGCCGCCGGAGCGAGGCGAGGACTACAACATACTGCAGGCGCTGTTCAGCATTGATATGATCATTCTGTTCACGGCCATCACGTTCGGCGTGGGCGGAACCCTAACCGCCATCGACAACCTGGGGCAGATCGGGAGGGCGTTAGGGTATCCAGCGAAGACCATCACGACGTTCGTGTCGCTGGTGAGCATATGGAACTACCTGGGGCGGGTGACGGCGGGATTCGCGTCGGAGATATTCCTGGCCAAGTACAAGTTCCCGCGGCCGCTGATGCTGACGCTGGTGCTGCTGGTGTCGTGCTCCGGCCACCTCCTGATCGCCTTTGGCGTGCCCCACTCGCTCTATGTGGCGTCGGTGATCATGGGGTTCTGCTTCGGGGCGCAGTGGCCATTGATCTTCGCCATCATCTCCGAGATCTTCGGCCTCAAGTATTACTCCACGCTCTACACGCTGGGCGGCGGGGCCAGCCCGCTCGGGGCTTACATTCTGAATGTGAGGATCGCCGGCCATTTGTACGACATGGAGGCCGTGAAGCAGATGGCGGCCAAAGGCCTCAGGAGGAGAGAGGGGGAGGATCTCTCCTGCACCGGCGTCAACTGTTACAAGCTCGCCTTTCTCATCATCACCGCCACCACCATGGTTGGCTGCATTGTTTCCTTTGTCTTGGTGCTCAGAACTAGGAAGTTTTATAGAGGGGATATATACAAGAAGTTCAGAGATGAGCATGTTTTGGAAGGCTGA